GGAAGGGGGCAAAAAGTTTTCAGACCTTCTTACTccatcagaaggaaaaagaaaaccagcaagCTACCACCTCCATTTTCTCCCCTTTGCATGTCGCTCGTAACGTTACAGGTAAGACATTGGAGTTTCTCTTTCACCTTGTTTTGTGGCTTTGATGAAGTTCTGCACTTAACGTTGTGCTGACACAGACCTGTGtgctgtagttccctgggttttgtggggtttattGCTTTCTTCTAAAGGTAAAGGGAGGAGGTAGGAAGCTGTGGTGTTTTCTGCACCCCTGGTCTGCCCTAGCCTGGCagtcagccagccagccagtcaGTGATCTCTGCGCAGGACTGGAGAAGATtgacaggctgtgctgcagcttcaggTTTAATAACATCTTTGGCCAAGTTTGCACAAACTCTGCTCGGGCAGATGAACATGTGCTGTCCTGCAGCCTTGAGAAGTGTCACAGAACCAAAGTTCTTCAAGGCCCACAAGCTCTCCTGCGTGCTGGTCACTTCCATTATGAGGTTTCCTGGAGTAGGCACTTTGAGCCTTGGTATTCCCAGCTTGCCTGAAATGGTTTTGATATCCTCTGCTCAATCAACGCTTCAGATGCCAGCCGGCTTGGATGCTGTTCATGCCATGAGTGAGGTCTTTAAtagatttgtttatttattttttttccttttggggtGAGTTTACATCTAATTTTGGATCATTCCAAGTTTTTGACCATATATGGTCAGGGTTCCTTTTTATACTTTGCCAAAATGAAATGTGATGATTCTAGAAAATGAATAATGGAAGGGAAAGTAGGAGAACTAGTTCTTTAATCCCCCTTGTTCCTGTGTTCTCTTTTGCCCTCTGCAGtatctcaagctgcaccagtgcCAGCTTGTTCTGCCAGGGAGTCACTCGTGCCCAGTGGCTGGGCTGATAAGCTGCTGTTTAGAACCtgattctgttctttttcctgcactAACCTGTTATATATTTTCTGCCACATGTCAGAAGCACCACACAGGATGAATATCTTGCTGTTAACAATGTATTTAAGATGTCTTGAGGTCAAATGTGTGTTGGGTCAGCTGTTGAAATGTCTCTCAGGATGATGTAAGTCCCAGGGTCTCTTTCCTTAAGAGATATTAGGAGACCtccctctctacaactccctgaaagaaggttgtagcgaggtgggggtcagtctcttctccctagtaacaagtgataggacaagaagaaatgacctcaagttgcaccaagggaggtttaggctggatgttagaagaaactttttcactgaaagggttctcaaacgcCGGAACATGCTCCctgggaaggtggttgaatccccatccctggaggtattggaaaagtgcagagatgtggtgctgagggacatggtttagcaccagccttggcagaattAGAGAATAGATGGACTCATAtgtcttaaagctcttttccaactgaaacaatctatgattgtgtgattcctGATTCCTGTTTTACACAGGAGGAATGACAATATTACTTTCCTCTTTACAAAGTGCTTAGAAGGTACCAGTGCTAAGTATTTTGATCCATTATGCAACTGGTTGCCTATTTTTAGTACCTGAATCATTTTCAATGTTCTTTTTACAATGCAAATGTGCTTTTATTGAGTCTGACAGAAGGAACTGTTTGGAGCACTTAAGCCACAGGGAACGGGAATCTATGAGGGACTGGTTGACCTCTTGTGGAAGGGAGTATGCAGCACAGAAAGAtcagagagctgctgtgaggTGCTTGTAAATTAAATGTTGAGAAAGTTGTCTCCAAAGCCTAGTATTTTAAACTGCATAAAAGTAGGTGAGAAGCGTTTTAAATGCAACTGATAAATGAGCTCTGTTAACGATGGTGTTTTTCCACCATTTTCCAGTAGGGTTGTGTGCCTGTAACTGGGACAGCCATGGAGAAAAGTGGGAACATTCAGCTGGAGATTCCTGACTTCAGCAACTCTGTCCTGAGCCACCTGAACCAGTTACGCATGCAGGGTCGCCTGTGTGACATCGTGGTCAATGTGCAGGGGCAAGCTTTCCGCGCTCACAAggtggtgctggctgccagctcacCCTACTTCCGTGACCACATGTCCTTGAACGAAATGAGCACCGTGTCCATTTCTGTCATCAAGAACCCTTCTGTTTTTGAGCAGCTCCTTTCCTTCTGTTACACTGGTCGGATATGTCTGCAGCTGGCTGACATCATCAGTTACCTAACAGCCGCCAGTTTCTTGCAGATGCAGCACATCATAGACAAATGCACGCAGATTCTTGAGGGAATCCATTTCAAGATCAACGTGGCAGAGGTGGAAGCAGAATTGAGCCAGACCAGGACAAAGCATCAGGAGAGGCCACCAGAGTCTCACCGGGTGACGCCAACTCTGAACCGTTCTCTGAGCCCACATCACAACACCCCAAAGGGAAGTCGCCTGGGCCAGGTGAGCACAGTGCTGGACATTCGGGAGCTCAGCCCACCCGAGGAGTCCACCAGCCCCCAGATAATTGAGCAGAGTTCAGACGTGGAAAGCAGGGAGCCCATACTACGGATTAACAGAGCAGGACAGTGGTACGTTGAGACAGGATTGGGAGACCGTGGGGGACGGAGTGACGACGATGTCCGGCTGATGGGAGGAGTGCGCATTAAAACGGAGAACCTGGAGGAGTGGCTCGGGGCAGAGCATCAGCCATCAGGAGAAGATGGGAGCAGCGCTGAGGAGGTCACTGCTATGGTGATAGACACCACGGGCCAGGGATCAATGTGCCAAGAGGCTTATGCGTTAGGGTCCTCAGGTGCCAAAGTGGTCAGGCCAACCAGCAGTGAGATTGACAGGTGAGTTGCCTCTAACTGAATGACTGACCTTGGGTGTAAGAGGAGATGTAGAAAGACTGTCACTTGGCTGGGCTGGTTGCTTTGGAACCTTTCCCCTTTCAATTTCCTGTGGTCATCTTAAAGCGTAAGtgctgaaggattttttttcctggtgttaGGATGCATGTCTGGTTAGGTTATAGTATTTTGGCTGGGCAGCGGTCAGACCAGGATCTCCAGGTTCAGGCTAACTCGGGAAATGAATTATTAGCACTCAGAGATGCACAGGTTGGAATCTCTACCTCTTCTTGTTTCAGCTGAGGAGCAATTTCTATCTAGAGATGTTCAGTCCAGCTTCAGCAGATGCTGGGCTCAGCAGTGGAATTATCAAGGTCACAGGTGATATGTCTGAGGCAAAGTGTCATTGCAGTGGTGCCTTCTGTCCTGGAAATACAGGGGTGGTTCTGTCTGTGAAACAAGCTTGTCGCCAGCTGTAGGTCAAGAGGAAATTCTCTTCGCGGTGGTCCAGGacaggggtgggtggcaggtTTACATCTTCTGAAGCAGTCAGAATGGGGACCCCATGGGCCTCCGCTGTTGTTTTGATTTATATGAAAGAGCAGAAAGCCTGTATGGAAAAGAGGTGGTGAAATCTGCCCTGTTTTGACTTTCCATCCGtctgcttcccctctgctccagcgTTCGTTTTCTCACCCTTagttcaggctggagaacagatctgacAAAAGGCAACCTCCATTGTGTTGGGGAGGTTTGCGTTTGTGGGGTTTCCCTTCACATCTGCTTCTCTTCTAGCTCAATCCCCCTCGTCCCACAGGGCAACCTCCCTGGAAGCACTGGACATTCTGTCACGTGTCAGTTAATAAATCAATCAGTGGGCATGGTGTTGAGCCGGCCCTAGGGAGAGCAATCCTTTCTGAGTTCCTTGACTCTTTTCCATGGATCAGCAAGcctccagcttctcctttgGCACTGCACTCAATAGCCACCGCTTCCCACCTGGAATCCATCACATCACTCTGTTTCACACttggaagggagaggagggggagggctgTGAATGCTTGCAGCGAAATGGTTTCTTCTCCTGCTGTACACTTCCAGAATCACTGGGCCCATATCTCTGTTAGCTCTCTGTTCCTGAACTGGAAGCCAAATGactcagttttatttttcagatgttaAGACTGAAACCACAGACCAGTATGACTTGGTTTTTCCTTTATACTTGCGCTGTCCCGCCTCCTGGGTTAGCTGGTGAGGATGAAGAGATGCTATACAGGTGCCTCTATTGCTCACCCATTGTTCTAAACACCAGAGTGACCTGATGCCCATTAAAAACTCCGTTTAcactcttcccccaccccacagATTTAGCCCTTCTGGCAGCATGGTTGCTGTGACTgagcggtacagatcaaaaagCGAGTCTCCCGGGCGGATGGATGAGCCCAAGCAGCCCAGTTCCCAGGTAGGCAGATCAAGAGGTTTTTGCAAGTAAATGTTGGCATTAAAGGTGAAGGGGACTGTATTGTGCTGAAGTGCTTGACATTTTAACTTTGCAAGCAATACTGCCTGTGAAACAAGGACTTGTTCCTGCTGCAAAGGGCTTAGTTGCTGATGCTGAGAACATGTGCCCTCAGTGTATGATTGTAAACTGAATTTGGCTGTCCTGTGGCATTTCATCCAGATACTTGGAAAATATGAGGAGTTTCTCGCATTGTCTGAGGGCATAAATATCAACTGTGGTTCTGGGCAGGCCACCAACTCCTGAGGAGAAACTCCCTTTGCCTCTAGAGTCGGATCTGCCCTAAAACACTGTCAGCAAATGGCTGAGCTGAGGGAGGAGGTGTTAGTTGGCTTCTgtggaagactgagaggtgacaaCTGAGCATTCCAATGTTAGTCACAAAACAATTCCAAAAAAGCTCTGCAGGCACTACACCTTTAGGGCGGAGTGTCAAAGGACTGTGGATTTGTGAAGAAGTCTCAGTTTCATCCCCAAGGGATTGTGTTGCATAGCAGAATTTGCAGTGTAAACTAGTTCTGAAATCTCTGGTTTCCTGGGGTATGGGCACTGttttagaaacacagaatcagaatcatttggttggaaaagacctttaacgtcatcgagtccaaccagtTTTTAactgccaagcctggtgctaaaccatgtccctcagcaacacatctctgcctcttttaaacacctccaaggatggggatccaaccacctccctggggagcatgttccagtgttcaagAACCCTTTTAGAGAAgatgtttcttctcatgtccaacctaaacctcccctggtgcaatatgaggccatttcctctcatgagTTTTGGAGCAGGAGGGAAAGATATGCATGAACACAGGAGGGCAATGGGCTATGGGGTGCAGCAGGCTAGGACATGGTGGCAATACCTTTGCCTAATCAttttgatgtgatttttttgtggCATGCAGTTGGTATCACAGGGCCACTGTAGTGCAAATGTTTCACCCCACACTGCAGAAGGACTCTTGTGTGCCTGGTAGATAAGTAATGTATTGGTTGGTAATCAGATGACtttgctggaggctgctgaggaGTTACCAGGCTGCTTTGCCCCTGAGAAATACCAAGTGAAACGAGGGGGGAAAAAGCCCCCAAACATGATTGCTGTCTGCTAACTTTGTAACCTACTTCCATAAAACAAAAGATACctttttgttctgattttgGTGAAACTTTGTTTTGTGTCCTCAGAATACATCTAGAATATTTCAGGTCAGAGTAACCCTCCAGGGAAAATGTGACACACAAAAGAAATTTTAGTTCTATGTACAGTAAAGCTACTGTTATTTCTCCATCGTGAGATGGCCTCAAGGGTAACACTGCAGGCTACCTTCTGCACAGGGATGTATCTTCATTCTCCACTCCTCCTGTATTGCCAAATCCATGCTAAAATTAGTCTGCACATGATCCCTGCTGTGTGGCAGTggtagaggggaaagaaagtgCTGTAGCTCTGTGCCTTTCTAGTCTCGAGCAGCTTAGCAGTGCTCGTGCAGCTGCATACAATGGCACCAGGCACAGTGAGGCTGCTGCTCATGTGTGCACAGCCCTGGTTGCCAAGGGAGGGGCCCTGCTTCTGTTACACTGCTTGCTTGTCCACGTTTGGCACCATGGGGAAACAGCACAAGACTTGGGGGTGCAAATACTGCATCATCGTGCACAGAGGGGTTGAGGAGACTGTCTGTTTGTACTGATTCTGGATAGGGTAGTCAGAAGCATCTGTCCTAGAGTCCGAGCTTGCAGTTCAGGGTTACCTTTGGCGGTTTGTCTTCCCGGCTTCAGAAAGTCAGGAGAGGCCAGCACATCCTTGCTGTGTGAGTAGGGCCAGGCATGCTGCATAGTCTTCCCAGCAGCGCcgcggggctgggctgggctgcagagccgTTTAGGAAAATGGGATTCATTACAACATGAATTCTGGGTGGCACCTGAGTAAATACCCCTGTAAAATGACACCTGAAGAGTTTCAGATAGTATTTGTAGTTCATTCCACCTTTGTTGGCTTCTCTTTTTAACCCTGAGTAAGTAAAACAGAAGGTAGTGTAAAGTATTTTAATCAACCTGGCCCATGTTTATTAAAAATAGCCTCTGTTGACACATTTGCTGCACCGCTCGCTTGGTGGGTAAGTGCCCTCCTGCCAAGGCTTCCCATCCCCGGGTCTAGGGAATGACTTGGCAGAAGGGGCTGCCATAGCAGAGGTTTCTAATTGATTGCTCATTTGTCTTCAGCCTCAAGGCACCAGTTAAGCACTTAAATGTGTGCTTGGGGTTGCAGACATTAGTGCTGCAGATTTCGAGGTTTGGCACATGCCTCAGTGCTTTACTGGCTGGACTGGGGCCTGATCTGCTTTCCTGCAGTGTGTCTGAGGCTGCTGtgatttcagtgctgctttgcttccttCGCAGGGGGAGGAATCGGCCATGCTGGGAGTGAGTGGTTACGTGGAGTATCTGCGGGAGCAGGAGGTTTCGGAGCGCTGGTTCCGCTACAACCCGCGCCTCACTTGCATTTACTGTGCCAAATCCTTCAACCAGAAGGGCAGCCTGGACCGGCACATGCGACTGCACATGGGCATCACGCCCTTCGTCTGCCGCATGTGTGGCAAGAAGTACACCCGCAAGGATCAGCTGGAGTACCACATCCGCAAGCACACAGGCAACAAGCCCTTTCACTGCCACGTCTGCGGCAAGAGCTTCCCTTTCCAGGCCATCCTCAACCAGCACTTTCGCAAGAACCACCCTGGCTGTATGCCTCTGGAGGGGCCCCACAGCATCTCCCCCGAGACCACCGTCACGTCTCgggggcaggcagaggaagaaTCTCCTCCGCAGGAGGAGGCTGTCGCTGTGGGCGAGACGGCACAGGGATCTGTGTCCACCACTGGGCCAGATTGAGACAGGGCTGCAGAGTCTGGGGAGAAAGGACCGTCTTCCCAGTTCAGCTCTCGAGAGTCAGCACCAACCTGGCAGGCTGGTACTGAAACTTGTGCAATGCCACCACTGGACAGAAGGAAGCTCCTGAGATGTTGCCAAAATAGaaatatctttctctctctctctctctcagtttctctcacacacccacacacacacacacacacgtagaGTGTTAAACGTTTTTCTCCCttactcctcctcctcagggaGAAAAACCAGACAACTGTGTCAATCAGCTTCTTATTCAGGGATCGACAGGATTTTACCTTTTTGTACCGTTCCGTAGCGATCTGGGACGAGCAGTCATTTGTATTCCTCGATAGCGTTTTGGCCCTGCAGACCTGGTGGGCCTGGCGTGCgaggctgctcctcaccacatcTGCTGGTCcagctccagaggagagcaggggcGAGGGGCCATCGCCTTCCTCTGTTTCCCAGGTAGCTGCCACCATAAAAGCAAACAGACTGTCCTGGTGGAACCTGCCTTGCCTGGGTGTATTTATCCCTGTCTTACTTTTTGGTGTGTCtctttttacatttttactcaaaactgttgttttggggtgtttggtTTGCCCCGTTCCAGGCGCTTGGCCTCAACGCCCCTCGTTAAAAGTGGGCACGGCTGTAAAGTGGTTGTTCTAGAGGTCAGCAAAATTCTAAGCACTTCGGCTACTCAGAAGTGAAATTTAGCAGCTGTGAGGTTAGCATTAGATTCTGATGCATTGGGAGAAGGGTTGGAGAGGTCTTTTGGAGGAGGTTGTCCTTCACTGTCAGTGATCTGGACAATTCAGAGCACCCTGACGTCCTGCCCATCACGCTGCCGTGCTTCAGGTGTTGCCAAGCATTAGGAAGAGCTTTTCTGGACTGGCTGAATTGCAGAGTTAGAGGCTGGCTACCAAAGTCGTCCTTCACCCCTGCTCCCCCCCTCAACACGCACTTGATCTTTTATAACAGCAATACAGTAAAACTGAGATGCTATCGTCCCAGCCCAGCAACCAGGGGTGGttgcttttaaacacatttctACAAAAGAGTTTGATAACTTTTTTTAATCaatgaaatgcaaaaagaaaaccctaACTTTTATTTCCTCGTAACGGTTCAGGAAACTGCCAAGTGAATGGTTCCTAGAGCAATCACAACTCTGTCCCCTTGCATGGACTTCAAGTTTTGTATTCTAAGCAGCTCTGATGTTTAGAGCAAGTTTAGCAAACCCGGAGAGACATGCCTGCGTTGTGTTTTGTAGGTGTTTGCACGTGCTTACGTGTTTCCTAAACGGAAAAAGCATGGGACAGGTAGATAAGTGCAAATATCTTGACATCTTTTGAAGAAGTCTTCTAAAAAAATATGCAATACTTAAGAGTTTTCTCTGGTTCTGATGCTGAGTTGTTCATGAtggagggaggaaaacaaatgaCAGGTTGCGCAGATGGGGCTTGGGAGAGTTGAAGGAGTTCTCTTGGGGATGTGCAACGTGTACAGTAAGGAAGGATGAAGTTCTGATCCTGAAGGTGATGGGAGGAACAAGGAGACCATGAAAGAAGAACATCCTTCATCTTGCTTTGGCAAAGCAAGCTGGGCGAGCTGTTAGTGTGAAAACAAAGCGTGTTCCCCAGTCTGACTGCACAGCTCGGGGCACGTGGAAACATCTCCAGCCCTCGCTTTCCACACTTCCAAGCTGGGACTTGGGGTCATTTTCCTGCCCCTTCAGAAGAAAAGGGTGATGCATTCTTGCCTTGCTTTGTATCTTATTGGTAAGTGAGGAGTCTCACTGTTCCTCCCACATCCCTCTCGAAAAGCAGATGTGGCTctaatttttgtgtgtgtgtgtggggaagggaagggtttgGTGCCAGGATCCCTTGTAACGGGGATGTGCTCCTAAGAGAGGGACATTTGCAGG
This genomic interval from Indicator indicator isolate 239-I01 chromosome 10, UM_Iind_1.1, whole genome shotgun sequence contains the following:
- the ZBTB37 gene encoding zinc finger and BTB domain-containing protein 37; its protein translation is MEKSGNIQLEIPDFSNSVLSHLNQLRMQGRLCDIVVNVQGQAFRAHKVVLAASSPYFRDHMSLNEMSTVSISVIKNPSVFEQLLSFCYTGRICLQLADIISYLTAASFLQMQHIIDKCTQILEGIHFKINVAEVEAELSQTRTKHQERPPESHRVTPTLNRSLSPHHNTPKGSRLGQVSTVLDIRELSPPEESTSPQIIEQSSDVESREPILRINRAGQWYVETGLGDRGGRSDDDVRLMGGVRIKTENLEEWLGAEHQPSGEDGSSAEEVTAMVIDTTGQGSMCQEAYALGSSGAKVVRPTSSEIDRFSPSGSMVAVTERYRSKSESPGRMDEPKQPSSQGEESAMLGVSGYVEYLREQEVSERWFRYNPRLTCIYCAKSFNQKGSLDRHMRLHMGITPFVCRMCGKKYTRKDQLEYHIRKHTGNKPFHCHVCGKSFPFQAILNQHFRKNHPGCMPLEGPHSISPETTVTSRGQAEEESPPQEEAVAVGETAQGSVSTTGPD